AGTGGAACCACAAGACCAGCGTCATCATCGGCGATTACCTCCTGGCCCAGGCCTTCGGGGTGCTGGCCGGTCTGGCCTCGCCGGACGTGATCGGCGAGATGAGCGCGGCCTGCCGCTGCCTGGCCCTGGGCGAGATGCGCCAGATGGCCCTGGAGGGCAACCTGGTCGCCACGGAGCAGGACTATTACGATTTCATCCTCGAGAAGACCGCCAGCCTTTTCAGCGCCAGTTGCGCGGTGGCCGCGGTCCTGGGAGATGGACGCGACCTGACCGCGCTGCGGCGCTTCGGCGCACTGTTCGGCACGATTTTCCAGATCACCGATGACCTGCTGGACTATTCCGGCTACGCCGGCGAAACCGGCAAGCCCACCGGCCTGGATATACGAGAGAAAAAAATGACCCTGCCGCTGATCCACGCCTGCACGGTTATGGACCCGGCCGACCGCACCGAGCTGACCCGGATTTTCGCCTCCGACGGGATGCTGAGCGAGGCAGAGGCCGAACGGGTGGCCGAGCTGGTGATCGACAACGGCGGGATCGATTACGCTATCGAGCGGGTGGTGGAACTGGCCGGTGAGGCGTCCCGCGTTACCGAGGATTTTTCGGACCCGGCGCGGGCCTCGAAGCTCAAAGAACTGGTGGAACTGATAGTTGAACGTGACCGGTAAATTCAAGGCCCGCCTGATCGCAGTCCTGCTGCTGGTTGTGCTGATCGCCGGCATACGCTACCTGGCCTCGGGCAACGCCGAGGCGTCATTGTCCGGCGAGCGGACTTTCTCGTTCGACAGCTTCACGATGGGTACGCTGCTGTCGGTGAAAGTGCGCTCGACCGATAAAGACCAGGCGCGCCGTCTTGCGGATGTGGCGCGGGAGGAAGTGGCGCGGCTGCACCGTGTATTCGACCCAAAAGACCCGGACAGCGAGCTGAGCCGTCTAAACGGCGCCCGCGGCAGCGCGGAGCCGGTAGCGTTGAGCGAGGACATGGCC
Above is a window of bacterium DNA encoding:
- a CDS encoding polyprenyl synthetase family protein — translated: MGEDLLGLKKNWTEALDRLQAPLSGELLDVRRRMEQILRSDFEPVNRTINHLFSRAGKMIRPTLLLLAADRRRGDYSSLVSLAAAVEIIHTASLVHDDSIDSSTHRHGVETLNSKWNHKTSVIIGDYLLAQAFGVLAGLASPDVIGEMSAACRCLALGEMRQMALEGNLVATEQDYYDFILEKTASLFSASCAVAAVLGDGRDLTALRRFGALFGTIFQITDDLLDYSGYAGETGKPTGLDIREKKMTLPLIHACTVMDPADRTELTRIFASDGMLSEAEAERVAELVIDNGGIDYAIERVVELAGEASRVTEDFSDPARASKLKELVELIVERDR